In Butyrivibrio proteoclasticus B316, the sequence TGACCATGATACCGTAAGTCTGCTATTTTCATTGATCTCTTTTAGCAGATCCAGATCTCTTAGTACAAGGTCTGACTTTGTGCAGATAAGTATGTCCGCACCACTGTCCTTTAGTTCTTCCAGAAGTCTTCTTGTATTTTTATATGTTTCCTCTAGCGGATTATAACCATCCGTAACTGTTCCAATGATCACCTTCTGGCCGGCATACTTCTTTGGATTCTTTATTTCAGGCCAGTCTTTCACATCCATGAAAGTTCCCCATTCCTCCGTATGCCCTGTAAAGCGTTTCATAAAAGATGCGTAGCAGTATTTACAGGCATGGGGACACCCCACATAGGGATTCACCGAATATCCTCCAATAGGAGTATTCGATTTTGTCATTACACTTTTTGTTTCTATATGATTTACTTTGATTTCTGGTTGTTCCATATTCTCTGTTCCTCCAGCACTTTGTTAAAAGCATCCGGCATTTCCTGTATCATTTCTTCTCCCATAATCGGAACAAGATCTTCTTTCCAGAATACAGGAATGTTCAGTTCATGAGCCTGTTCTGTCAATGAATAAACCCACCTGGGATCTGTTTTAACAGTCCTGCTCTTTGCACCTGTCATGGTTCCCACCACAATCCAGTCAATGCCTGTAAGATCAACCTTACCCGGATCATCGAACAAAGGCTCAAAGGTAACATGATATTTTTTTGCCTTCACATTGCTCCGCAGTGCATCAATACGCCATAACTCAGACTTTCTCGTAACTGTAACGCCAAACCATGCATTATCAAGATCTGTTTCAAAAGACAGAAGATCCGGTCGTTTGGTAAGAAAAAGAAACTGGTGCTGAGGATTCTCTGCTATCTTTTTAAAGACTTCCTCTCTCCATTCCTCATGCCAGCCCGAGAGATCGCTCATGCCGGTCAGCAGAAAATTCTGCGGCTTTTTCTTTTCCATCATACGAAGCTTTCCTTGAAAAAACTGTGGTTTTTCAAAATCATCTATGATGTGATAACGCCTCGTATTGTTTCTGGCATAGCAGTACGGACATCCAACAGTGCACCCTATAACAAGATTCATGTTCTGAATCTGATCTTTAATACAAATACTCATTTGTCACTCCATTCCTCAAGGTTTACCCTGATGCGGTTAAGATACTCTTCAAACTGAAGAATCTCTTTATCCGTAAAATCACGATAATAAATATTCCCCATCTCATTTGATACGGAGTCATAAGCTTCTTTAAGTTCTTTGGCTTTATCTGTGAGGAACAGAAGAGTTTTTCTCTTATCAGCTTCATCAGTTTTGCGGCTTATCAGTCCGTTTTTTTCCATCCGCTCAAGCATGGTCGTAAGTGAAGTAATTGCAAGTCCGCTTTTCTCGGAAATAATTTTAATAGGAACACCATCTTCCTGCCATAAGACATAAAGAATCCTTCCCTGAGCTCCGTTAAATGCATCAATGTTTTTTTCTGCCAGTATCCTTTCAAATATACGATCACCCAGCTGTTTTATTTTTGTAACAAGAAATCCACCATTTGTCTTCATAATTAAATACTCCTATATCGTAGTTTTATACTACGATATAGGAGTATTTTTGTCAAGCACACATATCATAACTTCGGATTTTATGTTCTATCATTCATCTCGAAAAACCTGAATCTGATAACGTGTTCCATCTGCTATAGTCTTCTACCAAACTCCCTAATTTCATCAAGTTTTTCCTTTATTACACCTACGTTTAACTTTTCAGACACAAAACCATGTTCAATCATTTCTTTTCTTCTTTCGAGAATAGAATTTTGCTCTCCAACAGAAGTAATCACCCCGATATCTTCTACCCCCATGATTTTTGCGAAGGCATTTCTGAGTTGGATTCCCGCATATGTTGGATGCAGTTTGCGACACCCTTCTGAATCACACAGCTCGTCACTGCGAGACTCGGCATGGTTATGGAAAAAGCTGGTGTCTTTTGAGGATCAGTACATCACTGCATCCTCTGCAGTGAATCCACCAATTGAACCTGCCTTGACTTGGATACATGCATAGCTTAACTCTGAATCTTCCGCAGCAAGAAACTGTCTCTTTCCTTCAGGTGAAATTCTAACCACATCACCTTTAGCGATTTCAACATCCTCTCCATCAATTACAGCCTTACCCTTTCCGGAAAGAATAAGATAGATTTCCTCATTATTTTTATGTGAGTGTACAAAGGGAACACCTGCTCCTGCAGGAAGATGATTGATACTTATCTCTGCTCCCGTTAAACCAAGAGCATCATGAAGTTCTGTTCTAGGAGCCTCTGTTACGTTTACTTTTTTGAAATTTGACATTTTTGTTTTCCTCCATGTATTTGATATTTGTTTTTGTTTGTTGTATCATCATTTTATCCCTTAGGCAATTTCAAACAAGTACGAACATTTACAATACATAGTCACATTTTTGATACTATTGCGGAAATACAAGGAGAAAATTTTAATGAAAAGCATTTACGGTCAATGTCCTTATGCCACAACTCAAAGAGTCCTTCAAGGTAAGTGGGCCATAGTTATACTCTTTCAGCTTAGTACAGGAACACAACGTTTTAACGAACTTGAAAGGAATATTCCGGACATCACCAGAGCTATGCTGACCAGACAGTTAAGACAATTGGAAAATGACAAACTGATAACCAGAAAGGTATATGCCGAAGTTCCTCCCAGAGTTGAATATAGTCTTAGCGAAATGGGCGAAAAATTCAGGAAGGTCTTGGATCAGATTGAACTTTTCGGCTTTGAATATATTAAAGAAATAGAAAAAGCTGAAGGTTGAGCCCTCAGCTTTTTCATTATTGTAAATTGTTGTCCATCAAAAGAGCTTCTTTCCATCTGAAAAAGCCTCTCCGACTCTTCCGGACACCTTATAATAACCATGTGTGTAAGGATCAAAAGGCGATAGCTTCAAGAGAATCTATATTAACCTTGTCTCCAGACATATTTGCTTCCTCAATAGAGGTTTTTACGACTTTTCCGATAACTCCCATAACTGATTCATCAAAATAGTCCGGAACTCCTGAAGTGTGATTCAATAGTTGTCTTACTGTCACACAGGGATCGATGTGTTTAAGATCAAAATCCAGAATTGCTCCGATAGTATCTTCAAATTTCAGCTTCTCTGCTTCAATCAATTGCAAGATGCCCACAGCAACAAAAGTCTTACTCATGGAAGCAGACGCAAATCTTGTTTCAATCGTATTGGGAATCTCATTTGCCAAGTCAGCAAACCCGCCGCTGTAATTCAGTAATACTTCTTTGTGTTTTACTATATATGCATTCCCTCTAAAATCTTTATCCATCACCATAGTAATCTCCCCTAAGCAAGATAAAACTGAAACATAATCCTATATCTCTATCATCTTTCTTATACCATTAGGTATTACTTCAAATCCAAGTTTCTGATAAAAGCCTTCTTTTCCCTTAGCAGAAACGCCACCTATGGTTGTAAACCTTCCTGTAGATGAATTCTTCATAGCATAGTCTACGAGATGGTCAACAATCATGGTTCCTATACCCATACCTTGATATTCAGGCAAAACCACTATTTCCTGCAGATACCAATACATCGCACCATCACCAACAAGTCTGCCCATTCCAACAATTTCGCCATCTTTTAAGGTAGAGACATTTATAAGTCCATTCCTGAGAGCCTTTTTCGCATGCTCTATAGGAATATCTGCAAAACCTGTAGCGACTCTAAGCCTCACAAAATCTTCTGGTTTCAAAACATTCTCGACAAGTTCAAACTTAGTGCTCATATATTCCTTGATCAGTGCAATATCTTTTTTGTCCTTATCTCTCCCAAGTTCCTGTTTCATCATAATGAGACCTTTGATAGAAATGACTGGAACGTTATCAACCATATCAGTTTTATCTTTGATCCAGTTCTCAAATACCTCTATATATTCTCCAATTTCAAACTTTCTATTACCGCTTTCGGTTAAGGAAAAAGTGTAACCATCTGCCTCAAGCTGATCTGCCATCTTAGATGTGCATCCCATATCTATATCATGAGTTTGCTCCCGGATTCCATATATAACCATGGCACTTCCAGTTATTATCCAGTATTCAGCGCGGCTATATGGAAAATCATCCAGCATATTAATAATCTCTTGTTTGTTCATAGTCTCTCCATCATTCCAATTGCTTCGTCCAAAGAAACAAAATCCGCAAATCTATTAGGCCACATCATTTCATTGTAGTACTTGTACGTTGTCTCCGCATCCATGTAGTCATTATCAACAGTAGAGTTGGTGCCCTTTGGAATAATTACTCTATAGCCTCTTTCAAAAGCTGATTTCACAGAAGCATCAATTGACAAATCTTGCACCACCAATCTGCCTTTAATTACAATATTGTTGCATATTGACTCCGGTT encodes:
- a CDS encoding radical SAM mobile pair protein A, producing MSICIKDQIQNMNLVIGCTVGCPYCYARNNTRRYHIIDDFEKPQFFQGKLRMMEKKKPQNFLLTGMSDLSGWHEEWREEVFKKIAENPQHQFLFLTKRPDLLSFETDLDNAWFGVTVTRKSELWRIDALRSNVKAKKYHVTFEPLFDDPGKVDLTGIDWIVVGTMTGAKSRTVKTDPRWVYSLTEQAHELNIPVFWKEDLVPIMGEEMIQEMPDAFNKVLEEQRIWNNQKSK
- a CDS encoding radical SAM mobile pair system MarR family transcriptional regulator, which produces MKTNGGFLVTKIKQLGDRIFERILAEKNIDAFNGAQGRILYVLWQEDGVPIKIISEKSGLAITSLTTMLERMEKNGLISRKTDEADKRKTLLFLTDKAKELKEAYDSVSNEMGNIYYRDFTDKEILQFEEYLNRIRVNLEEWSDK
- a CDS encoding cupin domain-containing protein, which encodes MSNFKKVNVTEAPRTELHDALGLTGAEISINHLPAGAGVPFVHSHKNNEEIYLILSGKGKAVIDGEDVEIAKGDVVRISPEGKRQFLAAEDSELSYACIQVKAGSIGGFTAEDAVMY
- a CDS encoding winged helix-turn-helix transcriptional regulator; its protein translation is MKSIYGQCPYATTQRVLQGKWAIVILFQLSTGTQRFNELERNIPDITRAMLTRQLRQLENDKLITRKVYAEVPPRVEYSLSEMGEKFRKVLDQIELFGFEYIKEIEKAEG
- a CDS encoding serine hydrolase domain-containing protein; the protein is MDKDFRGNAYIVKHKEVLLNYSGGFADLANEIPNTIETRFASASMSKTFVAVGILQLIEAEKLKFEDTIGAILDFDLKHIDPCVTVRQLLNHTSGVPDYFDESVMGVIGKVVKTSIEEANMSGDKVNIDSLEAIAF
- a CDS encoding GNAT family N-acetyltransferase; this encodes MNKQEIINMLDDFPYSRAEYWIITGSAMVIYGIREQTHDIDMGCTSKMADQLEADGYTFSLTESGNRKFEIGEYIEVFENWIKDKTDMVDNVPVISIKGLIMMKQELGRDKDKKDIALIKEYMSTKFELVENVLKPEDFVRLRVATGFADIPIEHAKKALRNGLINVSTLKDGEIVGMGRLVGDGAMYWYLQEIVVLPEYQGMGIGTMIVDHLVDYAMKNSSTGRFTTIGGVSAKGKEGFYQKLGFEVIPNGIRKMIEI
- a CDS encoding cysteine hydrolase family protein gives rise to the protein MSIDASVKSAFERGYRVIIPKGTNSTVDNDYMDAETTYKYYNEMMWPNRFADFVSLDEAIGMMERL